The following coding sequences are from one Mycobacterium bourgelatii window:
- a CDS encoding PE family protein — protein MSLMVAPEFVAAAATDLAGIGSAISAANAAAAGPTSNVLAAAADEVSTAIAALFGTHAQEYRALSAQAAAFHAQFVQSLTATSNTYNIAEAASASPFQMFEQAVLDVINTPTQLLLGRNLIGDGVSAAPESGQAGTPGGLLWGNGGAGGSGATGQVGGPGGAAGLFGNGGPGGAGGAGANGGVGGAGGWLNGNGGVGGPGGVGGNGGAGGSAGLFGSGGAGGVGGLGGNGGAGGNGGLIWGNGGTGGQGGVGTAGGFGGNGGNGGDAGGLFGNGGAGGIGGPGAPGAAGINGTGADGGNGGNGGNGGNGGRGGTLVGNGGAGGAAGVGGDGGAGGSGDPTFVLNSGAGGKGGNGGDPGTGGVGGGAGALAGLPGAAGATPTSGGNGGNGGAGAASINANLAGGAGGNGGNGGSVGNGGNGGAGGAGHEGIAGGSGGGDGGSGAIGSSGGKGGNGGNGGAKAGNGGAGGNGGDGGNGGVGGNGHDASALNTGENGGNGGNGGTGGTGGAGGNGGTAVAGLNGKGGNGGKGGMGGVAGNGGHGANGDPTLAILQGNGGNGGNGGNPGAGGVGGAAGLGATPALNGTAGANGTSPTSGGNGGNGGNGATRTGSHANGANGGNGGNGGNGGLVGDGGHGGNGGNGASGTDTGKNGGNAASGGDGGNGGNGGNGGALNGKGGNGGKGGDGAAGTGGDDNIGAANGANGGNGGNGGKGGNGGKGGDSFAMFAKAGSGGDAGNGGAAGNGGDGAAGDPSGITKAGAGGNGGNGGNPGTGGVGGTGGKGVIPAMKGADGADGTGPTSGGDGGNGGKGSSTNSGTQAGNGGNGGNGGKYGNGGNGGDGGTASGVGKNGGNGGAGGTGGSVSGNGGNGGAGGSGTTGSASAPGGNGGAGGAGGNAGGSGDGGKGGNGGAGGAGVDGTSAKSTGTSGTSGTSGGSGGNGGAGGAGGINAGKGGNGGNGGAGGSGGHGGDGMTGSDGSNIFPGNGGNGQNGGNGGNGGNGGNGGNGGLGGAAKAAGYVNGTTGLGGNAGNGGNGGKPGDGGNGQAGTSSSDASAVGKGGDGGNGGNAGVGGAGGKGGVGPQTGTDAKGDPIYFKGLDGADGIIHNGGKGGNGGNGGSAQPKAGGTATHGGAGGHGGNGGSGLNGGNGGNGGNGGGALDQAFFEGTGGRGGDGGDGGAGLINGGLGGFGGTGGSGTDPGTFAKTGGQGGDGGDGGQGGTGFGGPGGAGGPGGNGDSVSGPGGSGGKGGKGGDSTNGIGGYGGQGGMGGTGNSGGHGGAGGAGGDGEYGGGEGGGGGFGGQGNFTGPGGNGGAGGAGGNSSKGFGGAGGTGGYGGAPGINGHGGNGGNGGNGGNGGTDTVGGVGGAGGKGGNGANGADTGHGGDAGAGGNGGNGGKGLDGPGGNGGAGGAGGIGGTSNGNTTGNGGSGGHGGNGGDGTNGAGGDGGKGGAAGAAGVANTNAVGGNGGNGGNGGHGGNGTTGGAGGAGGNATSAANSGSGVVNVTAGNGGNGGNGGNGGHGSAGEGGKGGAGGSGGNGGHGGGSDGGNGGSGGNGGNSGNSTGVAGIAGGAAGAAGNGGGTSAIGGRGGSGGNGGSGGSGGNGTTGGAGANGANGGAAAGNGSTALGRTAGNGGSGGNGGNGGDGSNGPGGAGGHGGHGANGGDGNGGTGGNAGAGGHGGNAGNGTSGAGAAGGNGGNGGAGGGTKADAGHGGSGAAGGKGGNGGKGVNGGNGGAGGAGGNGAAGGSASLGQSGGSGGAGGAGGDGGMNIGIGVGTGGAGGAGGAGGNGGDGTGGNGGNAGSGGKGGAGGGNLNFSNTTGGAGGAGGKGGTGGTSNGNAYGGNAGHGGAGGAGGAGDIGGSGGNGGNGGVGGRGGVGGGGPSGGQGGNGGQGGAGGNGVSLGGNGGNGGHGDHGGPATNAGSGTKGGNGGAGGHGGAGGDATGVGGKGGNGGTGGNGSYGDTSGPVSIGVEGATGGAGGNGGKGGSNPNGSGGDGGHGGHGGAGGNGGSSGANSGITGGSGGAGGAGGAGGDGGNNVGNTGGKGGNGGNGGSGVGGNSSVTKGGTGAAGGAGGAGGSGYTGGAGGSGGSGGSGGSNSGGTIGTVSGGGGNGGAGGKGGAGVVLGGAGGSGGSGGTGGHGGGSTGGNGGNGGQGGHGGNANSGGTGGKGGNGGSSGAGGGTSSLLGLGGDSGVSGAGGTGGSSGAIAGQGGGGSQGPNKHDGTTPGGAAPGGSGGNGATP, from the coding sequence ATGTCGCTAATGGTGGCCCCGGAGTTCGTGGCAGCCGCGGCAACGGATTTGGCGGGGATCGGGTCGGCGATCAGCGCGGCGAATGCCGCTGCGGCGGGCCCGACCAGCAACGTGCTGGCGGCAGCCGCCGACGAAGTGTCTACCGCGATCGCGGCGTTGTTCGGCACGCACGCGCAGGAGTACCGGGCGCTGAGCGCTCAGGCCGCGGCATTTCACGCGCAGTTCGTGCAATCGCTGACTGCGACCAGCAACACGTACAACATCGCGGAGGCGGCAAGTGCGTCGCCATTCCAGATGTTCGAGCAGGCCGTGCTGGATGTGATCAATACGCCCACCCAACTCTTGTTGGGCCGCAATTTGATCGGAGACGGGGTTAGTGCGGCGCCCGAGAGCGGGCAGGCCGGCACGCCTGGGGGTCTGTTGTGGGGCAATGGCGGCGCCGGCGGTTCGGGGGCGACCGGTCAAGTCGGTGGGCCGGGGGGTGCTGCTGGGTTGTTCGGCAACGGCGGGCCCGGCGGCGCCGGCGGCGCCGGTGCTAATGGCGGCGTCGGTGGGGCCGGCGGGTGGTTGAACGGCAACGGCGGCGTTGGTGGGCCTGGCGGTGTTGGCGGCAATGGTGGTGCCGGCGGCAGTGCCGGGCTGTTCGGTTCCGGCGGAGCCGGCGGGGTGGGCGGCCTCGGCGGCAATGGTGGCGCCGGTGGTAACGGCGGGCTGATCTGGGGCAACGGCGGGACCGGCGGGCAGGGCGGCGTCGGTACGGCGGGCGGGTTTGGCGGCAACGGCGGCAACGGCGGCGACGCCGGGGGGTTGTTCGGCAACGGCGGAGCCGGCGGGATTGGTGGGCCCGGCGCGCCCGGTGCTGCCGGTATCAACGGCACCGGCGCCGACGGCGGCAATGGCGGCAATGGCGGTAACGGCGGCAACGGCGGTCGCGGCGGGACGTTGGTCGGAAATGGTGGCGCCGGCGGCGCAGCCGGTGTCGGCGGGGATGGTGGCGCCGGCGGCTCAGGAGATCCGACCTTCGTGCTCAACAGCGGTGCCGGCGGGAAGGGCGGCAACGGCGGCGACCCCGGCACGGGCGGGGTAGGTGGTGGCGCCGGAGCGTTGGCAGGCCTGCCCGGTGCCGCCGGCGCCACTCCGACCAGCGGCGGCAACGGCGGTAATGGTGGGGCCGGCGCAGCCAGCATCAACGCCAACCTCGCCGGCGGGGCCGGGGGCAACGGCGGCAACGGTGGATCCGTCGGCAACGGGGGTAACGGCGGTGCCGGCGGCGCCGGTCATGAAGGCATCGCCGGCGGTAGTGGCGGCGGCGATGGCGGTAGCGGGGCGATCGGCAGCAGCGGGGGTAAGGGCGGCAATGGCGGTAACGGCGGCGCAAAGGCCGGCAATGGCGGTGCCGGGGGTAACGGCGGAGACGGCGGCAATGGGGGCGTCGGCGGCAACGGGCACGATGCCTCCGCCCTGAACACTGGCGAAAACGGCGGCAACGGCGGCAACGGCGGCACGGGCGGGACCGGCGGCGCCGGAGGCAACGGCGGCACCGCTGTCGCCGGCCTCAACGGCAAGGGAGGGAACGGCGGCAAAGGCGGCATGGGCGGGGTAGCCGGCAACGGCGGCCACGGCGCCAACGGCGACCCGACTCTCGCAATCCTGCAGGGCAACGGTGGCAACGGCGGCAACGGCGGCAACCCCGGCGCCGGCGGCGTGGGCGGTGCCGCCGGTCTGGGCGCCACCCCGGCTTTGAACGGTACGGCCGGCGCCAACGGCACCTCGCCCACCAGCGGCGGTAACGGCGGCAACGGTGGCAACGGCGCCACCCGCACAGGCTCGCATGCCAACGGCGCCAACGGTGGTAACGGCGGCAATGGCGGCAACGGCGGGTTGGTCGGCGACGGTGGTCACGGCGGTAACGGGGGCAACGGTGCTAGTGGCACCGACACCGGCAAGAACGGCGGCAACGCCGCCAGCGGCGGGGATGGCGGTAACGGGGGTAACGGCGGCAACGGCGGGGCGCTGAACGGCAAGGGCGGCAACGGCGGCAAGGGCGGCGACGGCGCCGCCGGAACCGGTGGGGACGACAACATCGGAGCCGCCAACGGGGCCAACGGCGGGAACGGCGGAAACGGCGGCAAAGGGGGCAACGGCGGCAAGGGCGGCGACTCGTTCGCCATGTTCGCCAAAGCGGGCAGCGGCGGCGACGCGGGCAACGGCGGCGCCGCCGGCAATGGCGGCGACGGCGCCGCCGGTGATCCGAGTGGGATCACCAAGGCAGGGGCCGGCGGCAACGGCGGCAATGGCGGCAACCCCGGCACCGGAGGCGTGGGTGGCACCGGCGGCAAGGGCGTCATTCCGGCCATGAAGGGTGCGGACGGGGCCGATGGCACCGGGCCCACCAGTGGCGGCGACGGGGGCAATGGCGGTAAAGGCTCGAGCACCAATTCGGGAACCCAGGCAGGCAACGGCGGTAACGGCGGCAACGGCGGAAAGTACGGCAACGGCGGAAACGGCGGTGACGGCGGCACCGCCAGCGGGGTAGGCAAGAACGGCGGCAACGGCGGCGCCGGCGGCACCGGCGGGTCCGTGAGCGGCAACGGTGGCAACGGCGGTGCCGGCGGTAGCGGCACGACCGGTAGCGCTTCAGCGCCCGGCGGCAACGGTGGGGCCGGTGGTGCCGGCGGCAACGCCGGCGGTTCCGGTGACGGCGGCAAGGGCGGCAACGGCGGTGCGGGCGGAGCCGGTGTCGATGGAACGTCGGCGAAGAGCACCGGCACCTCTGGCACCTCCGGCACCAGCGGCGGTTCCGGCGGAAATGGTGGAGCCGGTGGCGCGGGTGGAATCAACGCCGGCAAAGGCGGCAACGGCGGCAACGGCGGCGCCGGTGGTTCCGGCGGCCACGGCGGCGACGGCATGACGGGCTCGGACGGCAGCAACATCTTCCCCGGCAACGGCGGCAACGGCCAGAACGGCGGTAACGGTGGTAACGGCGGGAACGGCGGCAACGGGGGCAACGGCGGTCTCGGCGGTGCGGCGAAGGCGGCTGGGTACGTCAATGGCACCACGGGCCTCGGCGGTAACGCGGGCAACGGCGGCAACGGCGGCAAGCCGGGCGACGGCGGCAACGGCCAGGCCGGCACCAGCAGTTCCGACGCCAGTGCGGTTGGCAAGGGCGGCGACGGCGGCAACGGCGGTAACGCGGGTGTCGGCGGTGCCGGAGGCAAAGGCGGCGTCGGACCTCAGACCGGCACCGATGCCAAGGGCGATCCCATCTACTTCAAGGGGTTGGACGGTGCCGACGGCATCATCCACAACGGTGGCAAGGGTGGTAACGGCGGCAACGGTGGCTCCGCTCAACCAAAGGCCGGCGGCACCGCCACGCACGGCGGGGCCGGCGGACACGGTGGTAACGGTGGCTCCGGCCTCAACGGCGGTAACGGCGGTAACGGCGGTAATGGCGGCGGAGCGCTGGACCAGGCGTTCTTCGAAGGCACCGGTGGACGGGGCGGTGACGGCGGTGACGGCGGCGCCGGCCTGATCAACGGCGGCCTGGGCGGCTTCGGCGGCACGGGCGGCAGCGGGACCGACCCTGGAACGTTCGCGAAAACCGGCGGCCAAGGCGGTGACGGCGGCGACGGCGGACAGGGCGGCACCGGGTTCGGCGGCCCAGGTGGCGCCGGCGGTCCCGGCGGCAACGGAGACAGCGTGAGTGGCCCCGGCGGCAGCGGCGGCAAAGGCGGCAAAGGCGGCGACAGCACCAACGGGATCGGCGGCTATGGCGGCCAGGGCGGCATGGGCGGAACCGGAAACTCAGGTGGCCACGGCGGCGCCGGCGGGGCCGGCGGTGACGGCGAGTACGGCGGCGGCGAAGGCGGTGGCGGCGGCTTTGGCGGCCAGGGCAACTTCACCGGTCCCGGGGGCAACGGTGGCGCCGGAGGCGCCGGCGGAAACTCCAGCAAAGGGTTCGGTGGTGCCGGCGGCACCGGTGGCTACGGCGGCGCGCCGGGCATCAACGGCCACGGCGGCAACGGCGGCAACGGTGGTAACGGCGGAAACGGCGGCACCGACACCGTCGGCGGCGTCGGCGGTGCCGGCGGTAAGGGCGGCAACGGCGCCAACGGCGCGGACACCGGCCACGGCGGTGACGCCGGTGCGGGTGGCAACGGCGGCAACGGTGGCAAAGGCCTTGACGGCCCGGGCGGCAACGGTGGTGCCGGTGGTGCCGGTGGTATTGGCGGCACCAGCAACGGCAACACGACGGGCAACGGCGGTTCTGGCGGCCACGGCGGCAACGGCGGCGACGGCACGAACGGTGCGGGCGGCGACGGCGGCAAGGGTGGCGCCGCGGGCGCCGCAGGAGTTGCCAACACCAACGCCGTGGGCGGGAACGGTGGCAACGGCGGTAACGGCGGCCATGGTGGCAACGGCACGACGGGCGGCGCCGGTGGTGCGGGTGGCAACGCCACCAGCGCCGCCAACAGCGGCTCTGGCGTAGTCAACGTAACGGCCGGCAACGGCGGCAACGGCGGCAACGGTGGTAACGGCGGCCACGGCTCGGCCGGTGAAGGTGGTAAGGGCGGCGCCGGCGGCAGCGGCGGCAACGGCGGCCACGGCGGCGGTTCCGACGGCGGCAACGGCGGTAGCGGCGGCAACGGCGGAAACTCCGGCAACAGCACCGGCGTCGCGGGCATCGCCGGTGGCGCTGCCGGGGCGGCCGGCAACGGCGGTGGCACCAGCGCCATCGGCGGGCGGGGTGGCAGCGGTGGCAACGGCGGTAGCGGCGGCAGTGGCGGCAACGGCACCACCGGTGGTGCCGGGGCCAACGGTGCCAACGGTGGTGCCGCCGCCGGCAATGGTTCGACGGCACTCGGGCGTACCGCCGGCAACGGCGGCAGTGGCGGCAACGGCGGCAATGGCGGTGACGGCTCCAACGGGCCCGGTGGCGCCGGCGGGCACGGTGGCCATGGCGCCAACGGCGGTGACGGCAACGGCGGCACCGGCGGCAACGCGGGTGCCGGCGGCCACGGCGGCAACGCCGGAAACGGCACGTCCGGCGCGGGTGCCGCCGGTGGCAATGGCGGCAACGGCGGCGCCGGAGGCGGAACCAAGGCCGATGCCGGACACGGCGGCAGCGGCGCTGCCGGTGGCAAAGGCGGCAACGGTGGCAAGGGCGTTAACGGCGGTAACGGTGGCGCCGGCGGCGCGGGTGGAAACGGGGCCGCCGGCGGCAGTGCCAGCCTCGGTCAGTCCGGCGGCAGCGGGGGTGCCGGCGGGGCCGGCGGCGACGGCGGCATGAACATCGGAATCGGCGTCGGCACCGGCGGCGCCGGCGGCGCTGGCGGCGCCGGTGGCAATGGCGGTGACGGCACCGGCGGCAATGGCGGAAACGCCGGCTCGGGCGGCAAAGGCGGCGCGGGCGGCGGCAACCTCAACTTCAGCAACACCACCGGCGGTGCTGGCGGTGCCGGCGGCAAAGGTGGCACCGGCGGCACCAGCAACGGCAACGCCTACGGCGGCAACGCCGGTCATGGCGGGGCTGGCGGTGCCGGCGGCGCGGGTGACATAGGCGGCAGCGGCGGCAACGGCGGCAATGGTGGCGTCGGTGGCCGGGGCGGCGTCGGTGGTGGCGGTCCGAGCGGAGGGCAAGGCGGCAACGGCGGGCAGGGTGGCGCCGGTGGCAATGGCGTCTCGCTCGGCGGGAATGGGGGCAACGGTGGTCACGGTGACCATGGCGGCCCCGCCACGAATGCCGGCAGTGGCACCAAGGGCGGCAACGGCGGGGCCGGCGGTCACGGTGGCGCCGGAGGCGATGCCACGGGCGTCGGCGGCAAGGGTGGTAACGGCGGTACCGGCGGCAACGGGAGCTACGGCGACACCAGCGGACCCGTCTCCATTGGCGTCGAGGGTGCGACCGGGGGTGCCGGCGGCAACGGCGGTAAGGGCGGCAGCAACCCGAACGGCTCTGGCGGCGACGGCGGCCACGGCGGCCACGGCGGTGCCGGGGGTAACGGCGGGTCCAGCGGAGCCAACTCGGGTATCACCGGCGGTTCCGGCGGGGCCGGGGGCGCCGGCGGCGCGGGCGGCGACGGTGGCAACAACGTCGGCAACACCGGAGGCAAGGGCGGCAACGGCGGCAACGGCGGCAGTGGTGTCGGCGGGAACAGCAGCGTCACCAAGGGCGGTACTGGCGCCGCCGGCGGCGCCGGCGGGGCAGGCGGCAGTGGCTACACGGGGGGTGCCGGCGGTAGCGGCGGTAGTGGCGGCTCCGGTGGCAGCAATAGCGGCGGCACCATCGGCACGGTCTCCGGTGGTGGCGGCAACGGCGGCGCGGGCGGCAAGGGCGGTGCCGGCGTTGTGCTCGGCGGTGCCGGCGGTAGTGGCGGCTCCGGCGGCACGGGCGGCCACGGCGGTGGCTCCACCGGCGGTAACGGCGGCAACGGCGGCCAGGGCGGTCACGGCGGTAACGCCAACAGCGGCGGCACGGGCGGGAAGGGCGGCAACGGCGGCTCCAGCGGAGCCGGCGGCGGGACCAGCTCCCTTCTTGGTCTCGGCGGCGACAGTGGCGTCAGCGGGGCCGGCGGCACCGGCGGCTCCAGCGGTGCCATAGCCGGCCAGGGCGGCGGGGGCTCGCAAGGCCCGAACAAACACGATGGCACGACCCCCGGGGGTGCCGCCCCCGGCGGCAGCGGCGGCAATGGTGCGACACCGTGA